TTTCTGCTATGACTGTGCTATACTACATGAGAAAAAAGGAGACAAGATGTGTCCAGGGTAAGTTATCTCAGGATTTGTTATTAAAGGAAATGTAAGAAAGTAacttaaatatcttttttcagATACTCTGTTAACATGGCTCTTATTTATGTACACTTAGCAGAGGCAGTAGAGTACTCTGAACTTTCTAGTTCCTATTTCATATTTTGGGATTGTAAGAGATCAATGTTTACTATGTTGTTTTTGGGTATGTAACCTGTTATTGCTCTGATTTGAAAAGGAATGAATAGCAGTTTGATTTACTTAGTGAAAATGGCCCCCTGTTATGACTTAATGCACAGAAGAAATTTACGTGAGAGATGCTACTTAAGAGTCTACCTCATGAAATTTTTATGTTCCTTCATAGTTACATTTTGAGATTTAAAAAGTAGGTAAACTTCAAAATCattgaaaaatttctttcattgCTACAGTGGGCCAAAATTGTCAGTTCTAATTCAGCTAATTGTTAACAAGGAAGTATGCACGTTGAGCTCTCTGTGATGACGATAAATCaatattctctttttattcAGCTGTAACGAACCCGTGCAGCGAATCGAGCAGTGCGTACGAGGGTCTCTCTTCATGTGTAGCATTGTTCAGGGATGCAAGAGAACTTACCTGTCACAGAGGGACTTACAAGCTCACATCAACCACCGTCATATGAGAGCGGGGAAGCCTGTTACTCGTCCTCCCATCGAACCCGTACATCCTCCTATTGCCCCGCCGCCAGCCGAAATTCCCGAGCGTTTCATAATGCCCCCTGAGAAACATCACATGAGCCACATTCCGCCAAAGCAGCACATCATGATGCCACCGCCTCCTCTGCAGCACGTGCCGCACGAGCACTATAACCAGCCCCACGAGGACATCCGCGCTCCTCCCGCAGAGATGTCCATGGCTCCGCCGCCCCCCCCGCCCGGTCAGTCAGGACACCTTCCGCATCTCAACCAGGAAACACAGCAACTTGATAACTGTCCCCATTCAGGATGATTCCAATTCAGGTGCTCGAGAACCGCCTCCACCAGCGCCCGCACCTGCTCACCACCATCCCGAGTACCAGGGTCAGCCGGTGGTGTCACACCCTCATCACATAatgcctccccagcagcactacgcgccgcccccgccgccgcctccacCCATCAGCCACCCGCTGCAGCACCCTCCGCAGGCGGCAGGCACCCCTCACATGGTGTACAGCCAGGCTCCGCCGCCTCCGATGACCTCTGCCCCTCCGCCCATAACCCCTCCGCCCGGACACATCATTGCCCAGATGCCGCCCTACATGAACCATCCTCCTCCGGGACCTCCCCCTCCTCAGCACGGAGGCCCGCCTGTAAATGTAAACGCGCCCCCTCCCCATCACTATAATCCCAGCTCTTTGCCACAGTTCAGTGAAGATCAAGGAACTCTTAGTCCTCCCTTCACGCAGCCTGGGGGAATGAGTCCAGGGATATGGCCAGCTCCAAGGGGGCCGCCTCCACCTCCAAGGATGCAAGGGCCTCCTGCTCAGGCCCCCCTTCCTGGACCGCATCACCCGGATCAAGCCAGATACAGACCCTATTACCAATGATACAAGCAACTATATAAATAGAGAATGCCGtgaagagaataaaattaaatacagaagCCTTTTAATTCATtgttttggggttattttgttgtggttttttaagAATACTGTCATTTTGACTGTAAGACATTTTGAGGTTTGAATCTTAAATGATTTTTAAGCCTTGGCCGTAGGACTCTTAACTTCAAATACTCTGTAGTGCTAAAATAAGTGGCTTAGTAGACCACAGTTGCATTTTAACAGAACTTCTGTTGCTAGTGTGGCTAAATTGTCCTAAGATGATCACTTGTAATATTATTTCCTGGAGAAGATGAACACGTGTTGTACCATTCTGAATATTGTTTTTGTTAAATCCAGTGTTTTTGTTAACCTGTGTACAATAATTAAATTGAAATATGGTTGTAAATGTGGTGAGTTCTTACGTGAAGTTAACATACACATGGTTATGGGACACCGTTTCAACACGTGTACCTTCCAAACAGCAGTATAGTGAAATATTAAAGGAACTTTAATGTTTCCCCTACTGCCATTTACCATTACTCATAAGAATTTCAGGCTGTAATAAATTCTTGGCACTAAAAATCAGACATGCAGAATTCTGCATTTACCACAttccagcttttctgtttttttctttatgcatcAAAATGAATCTATCAAAGATATGGCTTTGGGCATGACATGAAACCAGgtattgtggggtt
This sequence is a window from Hirundo rustica isolate bHirRus1 chromosome 4, bHirRus1.pri.v3, whole genome shotgun sequence. Protein-coding genes within it:
- the CBLL1 gene encoding LOW QUALITY PROTEIN: E3 ubiquitin-protein ligase Hakai (The sequence of the model RefSeq protein was modified relative to this genomic sequence to represent the inferred CDS: deleted 1 base in 1 codon), with protein sequence MSFADNDLQGTNSSGSLGGLDVRRRIPIKLISKQTNKTKPAPRTPRNMNRMPSKTQAGDEEEFDYNKEERYECKGGEMFGNQRRFPGPIFWDYKINLLGEKDDTPVHFCDKCGLPIKMYGRMIPCKHVFCYDCAILHEKKGDKMCPGCNEPVQRIEQCVRGSLFMCSIVQGCKRTYLSQRDLQAHINHRHMRAGKPVTRPPIEPVHPPIAPPPAEIPERFIMPPEKHHMSHIPPKQHIMMPPPPLQHVPHEHYNQPHEDIRAPPAEMSMAPPPPRPVSQDTFRISTRKHSNLITVPIQDDSNSGAREPPPPAPAPAHHHPEYQGQPVVSHPHHIMPPQQHYAPPPPPPPPISHPLQHPPQAAGTPHMVYSQAPPPPMTSAPPPITPPPGHIIAQMPPYMNHPPPGPPPPQHGGPPVNVNAPPPHHYNPSSLPQFSEDQGTLSPPFTQPGGMSPGIWPAPRGPPPPPRMQGPPAQAPLPGPHHPDQARYRPYYQ